In the genome of Photobacterium sp. TLY01, one region contains:
- the pomA gene encoding flagellar motor protein PomA produces the protein MDLATLIGLVGAFAFVIMAMLLGGSLDIFFNVPSILIVLGGTLFVVLMKFSLSQFFGAAKIAAKAFMFKTDDPEDLIAKIVEMADAARKGGFLALEEMEVNNSFLRKGIDLLVDGHDADVVRSTLQKDIGLTNERHERGISIFSSLGEVSPAMGMIGTLVGLVAMLTNMDDPKSIGPAMAVALLTTLYGSILANMVAIPIADKLSLRKNEERLNRRLILDGVLAIQDGQNPRVIDGFLKNYLHEKQRRTDVDE, from the coding sequence GTGGATTTGGCAACCCTCATAGGCTTAGTTGGTGCCTTTGCTTTTGTCATTATGGCGATGCTGCTGGGTGGCAGCCTTGATATCTTTTTCAATGTGCCCTCGATTTTGATTGTATTGGGCGGGACCTTATTTGTTGTCTTAATGAAGTTCAGCCTGTCGCAGTTTTTTGGCGCCGCCAAAATTGCGGCCAAAGCCTTTATGTTTAAAACAGATGATCCGGAAGATTTGATTGCCAAGATTGTCGAAATGGCGGATGCGGCACGTAAAGGCGGTTTTCTGGCGCTGGAAGAAATGGAAGTCAATAACAGCTTCCTGCGCAAAGGGATTGATTTACTTGTCGATGGCCATGACGCCGATGTTGTACGTTCGACACTGCAAAAAGATATCGGGCTGACCAACGAGCGCCATGAACGGGGGATCAGTATATTCAGCTCCTTGGGTGAAGTGTCACCGGCGATGGGGATGATCGGTACCCTGGTCGGTCTGGTTGCTATGCTGACTAATATGGACGATCCCAAATCAATCGGCCCGGCCATGGCTGTGGCGTTGTTAACCACTTTGTATGGTTCGATCCTGGCCAACATGGTGGCGATTCCGATTGCCGATAAACTGTCCTTGCGTAAAAACGAAGAACGCCTGAACCGCCGCCTGATCCTTGATGGGGTGCTGGCGATTCAGGATGGCCAGAATCCGCGTGTGATTGATGGTTTTCTGAAAAATTACCTCCATGAAAAACAACGCCGTACCGACGTTGATGAATAA
- a CDS encoding flagellar motor protein MotB yields MDETECNCKKGAPAWMATFADLATLLMCFFVLLLSFSEMDVLKFKQIAGSLKFAFGVQNMVEVKDIPKGTSVIAQEFRPGRPEPTPIEVIMQQTIDMTQRTLDFHEGESEKAGGTKREAGKLTGGRSEHTATQMNQNTQSEMTQAQQQLADVLQTALEREIQEKLIEVENLGQQVVIRIREKGAFPEGSAFLQPKFRPLVRQVAELVKDVPGVITVSGHTDNQRLDSELYRSNWDLSAQRAVSVAQEMEKVQGFDHQRMRVLGLADTSPLDSNDTLDGRKRNRRVEIAIMQGKPHFTNELTSDPAGESAVPSN; encoded by the coding sequence ATGGACGAGACCGAATGCAACTGTAAGAAAGGCGCACCGGCCTGGATGGCAACGTTCGCCGATCTGGCGACTCTGCTGATGTGTTTTTTCGTGCTGCTGCTGTCGTTTTCTGAGATGGACGTGTTGAAGTTCAAGCAAATTGCAGGCTCGCTGAAATTTGCCTTTGGTGTACAGAACATGGTGGAAGTGAAAGATATTCCGAAAGGCACCAGCGTGATTGCACAGGAATTTCGTCCGGGACGGCCTGAGCCCACCCCAATTGAAGTCATCATGCAGCAAACTATCGACATGACGCAGCGGACGCTGGACTTCCATGAAGGTGAATCAGAAAAAGCCGGCGGCACCAAGCGCGAAGCCGGTAAACTGACTGGCGGGCGCTCCGAGCACACCGCCACTCAGATGAACCAGAATACGCAGTCGGAGATGACGCAAGCCCAGCAGCAATTGGCCGATGTTTTGCAAACGGCCCTTGAGCGTGAAATCCAGGAGAAATTGATTGAGGTTGAAAACCTGGGTCAGCAGGTGGTGATCCGTATTCGTGAAAAAGGAGCGTTTCCGGAAGGGTCGGCGTTTTTGCAGCCTAAGTTTCGCCCACTGGTACGCCAGGTGGCCGAGCTGGTCAAAGACGTCCCCGGCGTGATTACCGTGTCTGGTCATACGGATAATCAGCGGCTGGACTCTGAGCTATACCGTTCCAACTGGGACTTGTCGGCGCAGCGTGCTGTGTCCGTCGCTCAGGAAATGGAAAAAGTGCAGGGCTTTGATCATCAACGGATGCGCGTGCTTGGGCTGGCGGATACTTCGCCGCTGGACAGCAATGACACCCTGGACGGACGGAAGCGTAACCGGCGGGTAGAAATTGCCATCATGCAGGGGAAACCGCATTTTACCAATGAACTGACCAGTGACCCGGCAGGGGAATCTGCCGTCCCGTCAAATTAA
- the thiI gene encoding tRNA uracil 4-sulfurtransferase ThiI: MKFIVKPHPEIFVKSESVRKRFTKILECNIRIILQRLSDQVAVYNRRSYIDVTVKDDSLRDQVLTVLTQTPGIHHVLEVKQTDFTDMHDIFEQTLAHVGSELDGKTFCVRAKRVGKHDFTSIELERYVGGGLNQAVESAKVQLKNPQVTVKIEVDGEKLNQVLARHKGLGGFPLGTQEDVLSLISGGFDSGVSSYLHIKRGSKVHYCFFNLGGPAHEIGVKQVSHYLWKKFGSSAKVKFIAIDFEPVVAEILENVDDGQMGVVLKRMFMRAAGQVAERFGIQALVTGEALGQVSSQTLTNLRHIDNVTDTLILRPLINWDKEDIINVARDIGTEDFAKTMPEFCGVISKSPTVKAVKEKLEAEEAKFDFAVLDRVVSEARILDIRDIEKESQEQAPEIELVDQIDGNSTVLDIRSPDEEDESPLHIEGVEIKHLPFYKLATQFGDLPQDKTYLLYCARGVMSRLQALYLKENGFDNVKVYRP, encoded by the coding sequence ATGAAATTTATTGTAAAGCCCCATCCAGAGATTTTTGTAAAGAGTGAATCAGTGCGGAAGCGCTTTACCAAAATCCTGGAGTGCAATATCCGCATTATCCTTCAGCGCCTGTCTGATCAAGTGGCTGTGTACAACCGACGCAGCTACATTGATGTCACAGTGAAGGACGACAGCCTCCGTGATCAGGTTCTGACCGTACTGACCCAGACGCCTGGGATTCACCATGTGCTGGAAGTGAAACAAACCGATTTCACCGACATGCACGATATCTTCGAGCAGACTCTGGCCCATGTCGGCAGCGAACTTGACGGCAAAACCTTTTGTGTACGCGCCAAGCGGGTGGGTAAACACGACTTTACCTCCATCGAGCTGGAACGTTACGTGGGCGGCGGTCTGAATCAGGCCGTTGAAAGTGCCAAAGTGCAACTGAAAAATCCGCAGGTGACGGTCAAGATTGAAGTGGACGGCGAGAAACTCAATCAGGTGCTTGCCCGCCATAAGGGGCTGGGTGGCTTCCCGCTGGGGACACAGGAAGATGTACTGAGCCTGATCTCAGGTGGTTTCGATTCCGGAGTGTCCAGCTATCTGCACATCAAGCGCGGCAGTAAAGTGCATTACTGTTTCTTCAACCTGGGCGGTCCGGCGCACGAAATTGGTGTGAAGCAGGTTTCTCACTACCTGTGGAAGAAATTCGGCTCTTCGGCCAAAGTGAAGTTCATTGCCATTGATTTCGAACCTGTTGTGGCAGAAATCCTGGAGAATGTTGATGACGGCCAGATGGGCGTGGTGCTCAAGCGTATGTTTATGCGTGCGGCAGGTCAGGTTGCTGAGCGATTTGGGATTCAGGCGCTGGTGACCGGCGAAGCGCTGGGCCAGGTATCCAGCCAGACGCTGACCAATCTGCGTCATATCGACAATGTGACCGATACATTGATTCTTCGTCCGCTGATCAACTGGGACAAAGAAGATATTATCAATGTTGCTCGTGATATCGGCACCGAAGACTTTGCCAAGACTATGCCTGAGTTCTGCGGTGTGATCTCGAAAAGCCCGACCGTGAAGGCGGTGAAAGAAAAACTGGAAGCTGAAGAAGCCAAGTTTGATTTTGCGGTGCTGGATCGTGTGGTGAGTGAAGCGCGTATCCTCGATATCCGCGACATCGAAAAAGAAAGCCAGGAGCAGGCACCAGAGATTGAGCTGGTGGATCAGATTGACGGCAACAGTACTGTACTGGATATCCGTAGTCCGGACGAGGAAGATGAAAGCCCGCTGCACATCGAAGGGGTGGAAATCAAGCATCTGCCGTTCTACAAACTGGCAACTCAGTTTGGCGATTTACCTCAGGATAAAACCTATCTGCTGTATTGTGCTCGCGGTGTGATGAGTCGCTTACAGGCGCTGTACCTGAAAGAAAATGGTTTCGATAATGTGAAGGTTTATCGTCCATAA
- a CDS encoding DJ-1 family glyoxalase III, producing MANPQPSSVRSPKVAVCIAPGSEEMEVINTVDILIRAGMQVTIASVAEDGALAVKGSRGITLTADCPLVEIADEPFDCVVLPGGLSGAEYLRDSTLTVEFVKQHKYDGKLVAAICAAPAVVLEHHQLYPDALMTAHPAFVDRIPEHRRREGRRVMFDVNNNLLTSQAPGTSQEFALEIITLLLGKATTAKVAEPMVMWPSMCFDVVGKG from the coding sequence ATGGCTAACCCACAACCCTCCTCCGTCCGGTCACCTAAAGTGGCGGTCTGTATTGCCCCCGGTAGCGAAGAAATGGAGGTCATCAATACGGTTGATATTCTGATCAGGGCCGGTATGCAAGTCACTATCGCCAGTGTGGCAGAGGACGGGGCACTGGCGGTGAAAGGCTCGCGGGGGATCACACTCACCGCAGACTGCCCGCTGGTTGAAATTGCCGATGAACCATTCGACTGTGTGGTCCTGCCCGGCGGCCTGTCTGGTGCAGAATACCTCAGAGACAGCACGCTGACGGTAGAGTTCGTCAAGCAGCACAAATATGACGGTAAACTTGTGGCGGCGATCTGTGCCGCACCGGCTGTGGTGCTCGAACACCACCAGCTGTATCCGGACGCACTGATGACGGCTCACCCGGCCTTTGTTGACCGGATTCCTGAGCACCGCCGCCGTGAAGGTCGCCGCGTGATGTTTGATGTGAATAACAATCTGCTGACCAGTCAGGCACCGGGTACATCGCAAGAGTTTGCACTGGAAATCATCACCCTGCTGCTGGGGAAAGCCACAACCGCCAAAGTGGCAGAACCTATGGTGATGTGGCCGAGCATGTGTTTCGACGTGGTGGGGAAAGGCTGA
- the panE gene encoding 2-dehydropantoate 2-reductase, producing MKITLVGAGAIGSLWAGALARQGHAIHLWRRQTDTAFTLQWQGLDAPDTDTFTFCCNQPERLTSSDVILITVKAFQVLESIQSIAPWLRTATPVIVMHNGMGTENEVLQLLPDNPVLYATTSQAALRVDHQSVRHTGVGPTWLGAVNRAGKQWQSLAGVLNTALAPCQWHEDIHAPQWQKLAINCAINPLTAIHQCRNGDLAAPDFTAELTDICREVAAVMTAAGHTTSTESLLQRTLTVIQATAANYSSMQQDVANQRPTEIDAITGFLIEQAHHFQLATPANFVLWQQIKHLEQNYG from the coding sequence GTGAAGATTACCTTAGTTGGCGCTGGTGCCATAGGCAGCCTCTGGGCCGGCGCTCTGGCCAGACAAGGCCACGCCATCCACCTCTGGCGCCGCCAGACTGACACAGCCTTTACACTGCAATGGCAAGGCCTGGATGCGCCGGACACAGATACTTTCACCTTTTGCTGCAATCAGCCCGAACGGCTGACCTCGAGCGATGTCATTCTGATCACGGTAAAAGCCTTTCAAGTCTTGGAGTCAATCCAGAGCATCGCCCCCTGGCTGCGCACCGCAACACCTGTGATTGTGATGCACAACGGCATGGGAACAGAAAACGAGGTGCTGCAACTGCTGCCGGATAATCCGGTACTCTATGCAACCACCTCTCAGGCGGCTTTACGTGTCGACCACCAGAGTGTTCGCCATACAGGTGTCGGCCCAACCTGGCTGGGCGCAGTCAATAGGGCCGGTAAACAATGGCAATCCCTGGCCGGGGTGCTGAATACGGCGCTGGCTCCCTGCCAGTGGCATGAAGATATTCACGCTCCGCAATGGCAGAAACTGGCCATCAATTGCGCCATCAATCCGCTGACGGCCATCCACCAATGCCGCAATGGCGATCTGGCAGCGCCGGATTTTACAGCCGAACTGACAGACATCTGTCGCGAAGTGGCAGCTGTCATGACAGCCGCCGGCCACACCACCAGCACCGAATCGCTATTGCAACGCACGCTGACCGTCATCCAAGCCACGGCGGCCAATTATTCATCCATGCAGCAGGATGTTGCCAACCAGCGGCCAACGGAAATCGACGCCATTACCGGCTTTCTGATTGAACAGGCACACCATTTTCAGCTTGCCACACCAGCGAACTTCGTCCTGTGGCAACAGATCAAACATTTGGAGCAAAATTATGGCTAA